A DNA window from Malus domestica chromosome 12, GDT2T_hap1 contains the following coding sequences:
- the LOC103450279 gene encoding serine/threonine-protein kinase ATG1c isoform X1: protein MAQASGRGRVVGDYLVDRQIGSGSFSVVWHARHRVHGTEVAIKEIATGRLNKKLQESLLSEIFIMKKIDHPNIIRLHDIIEVPGKINLVLEYCRGGDLFMYIQRHGKVPEALAKHFMQQLVAGLQMLRDNNLIHRDLKPQNLLLSTNDNNSVLKIADFGFARSLQPRGLAETLCGSPLYMAPEIMQLQKYDAKADLWSVGAILFQLVTGRTPFTGNNQIQLLQNILKATELQFPSDSNNLSSECKELCQKLLRRNPVERLTFEEFFNHPFLSQQSPYSRSRRASRMADGLPTSEHNAMMNMEESSQEDCLPFLLDDDSSGPEGSPSFSRRRSSMKSTYGFSLDTKGDRREASPTTSYRYGNATRKENSSLRLDGHRPLDRNLTDPLRSVHQKPVNARSRVMDSLELIDQDYVLVSGPPVDLSSSSASASKPSPSLYKSQSLPRESLATSSSAPMPIMGAAANSNMCCIGSLDSQSSAPGTSLGSTDMGDALEQPSTHCMTRLSSLQQCVSALTELVHEKTQAGKHREAFSIQLVILAIWKQALHICHTQAASAMEGSPSQETTRFRTTSKKHNSPDMDESLDVNTQGPEDISSQIEREFLQEVEHAEELAKAIEPGHAEMPDAMETIFQSALAFGKNGGVDELMGNMESAAVFYTKAVRLLVFLLVEAPLLILNPPFSLTNSDRYRLRNYIGILNNRQGYSRSQRMAILKCEEQQCPP from the exons ATGGCTCAGGCGTCCGGGAGGGGGAGGGTCGTCGGGGACTATCTAGTGGATCGGCAAATCGGGTCGGGTTCGTTCTCGGTGGTTTGGCACGCGCGCCACCGGGTCCACGGGACGGAGGTGGCGATTAAGGAGATCGCGACTGGGCGGCTGAACAAGAAGTTGCAGGAGAGTCTGTTGTCGGAGATTTTCATAATGAAGAAGATTGACCACCCGAATATTATTCGGTTGCACGATATTATAGAG GTTCCTGGGAAGATAAATCTTGTCTTAGAGTATTGCAGAGGTGGCGATCTTTTTATGTATATTCAACGTCATGGAAAAGTGCCTGAAGCTCTTGCAAAACACTTCATGCAGCAGCTAG TGGCAGGTCTACAAATGCTTCGTGACAACAATCTTATACATCGGGATCTCAAGCCACAG AATCTCTTGCTGTCCACCAATGACAACAATTCAGTCTTGAAGATCGCAGATTTTGGATTTGCAAG ATCTCTGCAACCTCGAGGCCTTGCTGAAACCTTGTGTGGTTCACCACTTTACATGGCTCCAGAGATAATGCAACTTCAAAAATATGATGCAAAG GCAGATCTCTGGAGTGTTGGTGCAATTTTATTTCAACTTGTAACTGGGAGAACCCCATTTACAGGAAACAATCAAATACAG TTGCTTCAGAACATACTGAAAGCAACTGAGTTGCAGTTCCCTTCAGATAGCAACAATTTGAGTTCAGAGTGCAAGGAATTGTGTCAGAAATTGTTACGCCGCAATCCGG TGGAACGCCTAACATTTGAAGAGTTCTTTAATCACCCATTTCTTTCTCAACAGTCACCATATTCAAG GAGTAGGAGGGCATCAAGAATGGCGGATGGACTTCCTACATCTGAACACAATGCAATGATGAACATGGAGGAAAGTTCTCAAGAGGATTGTCTGCCTTTCCTTTTAGATGATGATTCCAGTGGCCCTGAGGGGAGCCCATCCTTTTCAAGGAGGAGGTCCTCGATGAAGTCCACTTATGGATTTTCTCTCGATACAAAAGGTGATAGACGGGAAGCATCACCTACCACTTCGTACAGATATGGCAATGCAACACGTAAAGAAAATTCTAGTCTTAGGTTGGACGGCCATAGACCATTAGATAGAAATCTAACTGACCCTCTAAGATCTGTGCACCAAAAACCAGTGAATGCTCGATCAAGAG TTATGGATTCACTGGAGTTGATTGATCAAGATTATGTTCTTGTGTCTGGACCTCCAGTTGATTTGTCTTCTTCCTCAGCTAGTGCTTCCAAACCAAGCCCTTCTTTATACAAATCACAGAGTCTCCCTCGAGAATCATTAGCCACCTCGTCAAGTGCCCCAATGCCAATCATGGGTGCAGCAGCTAATAGTAACATGTGTTGCATAGGAAGCTTGGATAGTCAGAGTTCTGCTCCAGGGACGTCATTAGGATCAACGGATATGGGAGATGCGTTGGAGCAGCCATCAACACACTGCATGACAAGGCTTAGTTCGTTGCAGCAATGTGTGTCTGCTCTTACTGAATTAGTTCATGAAAAG ACGCAGGCAGGGAAGCATCGAGAAGCATTCTCAATTCAGCTCGTAATTCTTGCAATTTGGAAGCAAGCTCTTCATATATGCCATACACAGGCTGCCTCAGCTATGGAAGGAAGTCCGAGTCAAGAAACTACAAGATTTAGGACCACCAGCAAGAAGCATAATAGTCCTGATATGGACGAAAGCCTTGATGTTAACACTCAAGGACCTGAAGATATTTCCTCTCAGATTGAGCGGGAATTTCTCCAAGAAGTTGAGCATGCAGAGGAGCTTGCAAAGGCTATTGAGCCCG GACATGCAGAGATGCCAGATGCAATGGAGACAATATTTCAATCTGCTCTGGCTTTCGGGAAAAATGGGGGC GTTGATGAGCTAATGGGTAACATGGAAAGTGCGGCAGTGTTCTATACGAAGGCTGTGCGCCTCTTGGTCTTTCTTCTAGTCGAAGCACCATTGCTCATTCTCAACCCGCCATTCTCCCTGACAAACTCTGACCGGTATAGGCTTCGAAATTACATTGGCATACTTAATAACAGGCAAGGTTACTCAAGGTCTCAGCGGATGGCGATTTTGAAGTGCGAGGAACAACAATGCCCGCCTTAG
- the LOC103450279 gene encoding serine/threonine-protein kinase ATG1c isoform X2: MAPEIMQLQKYDAKADLWSVGAILFQLVTGRTPFTGNNQIQLLQNILKATELQFPSDSNNLSSECKELCQKLLRRNPVERLTFEEFFNHPFLSQQSPYSRSRRASRMADGLPTSEHNAMMNMEESSQEDCLPFLLDDDSSGPEGSPSFSRRRSSMKSTYGFSLDTKGDRREASPTTSYRYGNATRKENSSLRLDGHRPLDRNLTDPLRSVHQKPVNARSRVMDSLELIDQDYVLVSGPPVDLSSSSASASKPSPSLYKSQSLPRESLATSSSAPMPIMGAAANSNMCCIGSLDSQSSAPGTSLGSTDMGDALEQPSTHCMTRLSSLQQCVSALTELVHEKTQAGKHREAFSIQLVILAIWKQALHICHTQAASAMEGSPSQETTRFRTTSKKHNSPDMDESLDVNTQGPEDISSQIEREFLQEVEHAEELAKAIEPGHAEMPDAMETIFQSALAFGKNGGVDELMGNMESAAVFYTKAVRLLVFLLVEAPLLILNPPFSLTNSDRYRLRNYIGILNNRQGYSRSQRMAILKCEEQQCPP; the protein is encoded by the exons ATGGCTCCAGAGATAATGCAACTTCAAAAATATGATGCAAAG GCAGATCTCTGGAGTGTTGGTGCAATTTTATTTCAACTTGTAACTGGGAGAACCCCATTTACAGGAAACAATCAAATACAG TTGCTTCAGAACATACTGAAAGCAACTGAGTTGCAGTTCCCTTCAGATAGCAACAATTTGAGTTCAGAGTGCAAGGAATTGTGTCAGAAATTGTTACGCCGCAATCCGG TGGAACGCCTAACATTTGAAGAGTTCTTTAATCACCCATTTCTTTCTCAACAGTCACCATATTCAAG GAGTAGGAGGGCATCAAGAATGGCGGATGGACTTCCTACATCTGAACACAATGCAATGATGAACATGGAGGAAAGTTCTCAAGAGGATTGTCTGCCTTTCCTTTTAGATGATGATTCCAGTGGCCCTGAGGGGAGCCCATCCTTTTCAAGGAGGAGGTCCTCGATGAAGTCCACTTATGGATTTTCTCTCGATACAAAAGGTGATAGACGGGAAGCATCACCTACCACTTCGTACAGATATGGCAATGCAACACGTAAAGAAAATTCTAGTCTTAGGTTGGACGGCCATAGACCATTAGATAGAAATCTAACTGACCCTCTAAGATCTGTGCACCAAAAACCAGTGAATGCTCGATCAAGAG TTATGGATTCACTGGAGTTGATTGATCAAGATTATGTTCTTGTGTCTGGACCTCCAGTTGATTTGTCTTCTTCCTCAGCTAGTGCTTCCAAACCAAGCCCTTCTTTATACAAATCACAGAGTCTCCCTCGAGAATCATTAGCCACCTCGTCAAGTGCCCCAATGCCAATCATGGGTGCAGCAGCTAATAGTAACATGTGTTGCATAGGAAGCTTGGATAGTCAGAGTTCTGCTCCAGGGACGTCATTAGGATCAACGGATATGGGAGATGCGTTGGAGCAGCCATCAACACACTGCATGACAAGGCTTAGTTCGTTGCAGCAATGTGTGTCTGCTCTTACTGAATTAGTTCATGAAAAG ACGCAGGCAGGGAAGCATCGAGAAGCATTCTCAATTCAGCTCGTAATTCTTGCAATTTGGAAGCAAGCTCTTCATATATGCCATACACAGGCTGCCTCAGCTATGGAAGGAAGTCCGAGTCAAGAAACTACAAGATTTAGGACCACCAGCAAGAAGCATAATAGTCCTGATATGGACGAAAGCCTTGATGTTAACACTCAAGGACCTGAAGATATTTCCTCTCAGATTGAGCGGGAATTTCTCCAAGAAGTTGAGCATGCAGAGGAGCTTGCAAAGGCTATTGAGCCCG GACATGCAGAGATGCCAGATGCAATGGAGACAATATTTCAATCTGCTCTGGCTTTCGGGAAAAATGGGGGC GTTGATGAGCTAATGGGTAACATGGAAAGTGCGGCAGTGTTCTATACGAAGGCTGTGCGCCTCTTGGTCTTTCTTCTAGTCGAAGCACCATTGCTCATTCTCAACCCGCCATTCTCCCTGACAAACTCTGACCGGTATAGGCTTCGAAATTACATTGGCATACTTAATAACAGGCAAGGTTACTCAAGGTCTCAGCGGATGGCGATTTTGAAGTGCGAGGAACAACAATGCCCGCCTTAG
- the LOC139189876 gene encoding uncharacterized protein, protein MKIIAWNCQGIGGDLTVDNLMEQNRLHTPDIVILLETKNNSRNYVHLKMRLQMKHLFAVEPRGIGGGLCVFWKDDVQVILMNSEEFMIELKLWDESLNCYWRLFAIYASTDERKRRTQWKTLSKRIEKDKDRCLILGDFNDILCNEEKEGGNYRCAASMREFRGFVAGNNLMDLGNSKKKVELLKAEIRVALQSKEFSSEAVKQKERDLRAAHKDEELYWKIKSRNQWLKEGDKNTKFFHAQTLKRRRLNLIRGIEDSYGVWHEEDKEIIATVVAYFSDLFQSSRPS, encoded by the exons ATGAAGATAATCGCATGGAACTGTCAGGGTATCGGGGGTGACCTGACAGTTGACAACCTGATGGAGCAAAATCGGCTCCACACCCCTGACATAGTGATACTGCTTGAAACTAAGAACAACAGCAGAAACTATGTTCACTTGAAAATGAGACTCCAAATGAAACATTTATTTGCGGTTGAACCAAGAGGAATTGGAGGTGGTCTTTGTGTGTTCTGGAAGGATGATGTTCAGGTTATTCTTATGAACTCTGAGGAATTTATGATCGAGCTAAAGCTCTGGGATGAATCACTTAATTGCTACTGGCGTCTGTTTGCTATTTATGCTAGTACTGACGAGAGGAAAAGACGTACCCAATGGAAGACCCTGAGTAAAAGGATTGAAAAAGACAAGGATAGATGCCTTATTTTAGGTGACTTTAACGATATTCTGTgtaatgaagaaaaggaaggCGGGAACTACAGATGCGCGGCTAGCATGAGAGAATTCCGGGGCTTCGTGGCCGGCAACAACCTCATGGATCTGGG GAACTCTAAAAAGAAGGTTGAACTTTTGAAAGCCGAGATCAGAGTGGCTCTTCAGTCCAAGGAATTCTCCTCTGAGGCGGTTAAGCAAAAAGAGAGGGATCTCAGGGCGGCCCACAAGGACGAAGAGCTCTACTGGAAAATTAAGTCCAGGAATCAGTGGCTTAAAGAGGGTGATAAGAACACCAAGTTCTTTCACGCGCAGACGCTGAAAAGACGACGGCTAAATCTGATTCGGGGGATTGAAGACTCCTACGGGGTGTGGCACGAGGAGGACAAAGAGATTATCGCCACGGTTGTTGCCTATTTTTCTGACTTGTTTCAATCTTCTAGACCGAGCTAA
- the LOC103413795 gene encoding putative receptor protein kinase ZmPK1, with amino-acid sequence MEVLKLLVLSLFAATVGWSQAGFTGLQSLRPGSSLIVEEEGDFLVSPNGTFSAGFYRIGSNSSCYSIWFTKSADKTVVWMANRDRPVSVRGSKLTFHRNGNLVLTDGVGSIIWSTNTISNTGLEARLLETGNLVLLNQEKKVIWQSFDFPTDTLLPSQKFVKNTTLVSMRSQGTYLSGFYNFKFDDNNVLYLIYNGALLSSVYWPRTDLTVFQSGRTPYNSSRLAILDEAGQFISSDNLKFNASDYGVGPKRRLTMDYDGILRLYSLNESSGLWELSWLPEGVDACLVHGLCGEYGVCTYKPQPTCACPHGFTRNDPSDGSKGCSPVFNLSHDSNNSEFMELPNTDYYGYDLETYSPKVSFQECQKSCQNDTRCKGFGYTLDGLGHCFPKSLLLNGLSMPSTLQIMHIKIPKGFLSNEVLNGLVTYDLNCSAAQVVLQSSDVEVEKGNKNRYMDYLIGFVSSFAVIEAICIGLTWWYIFRKQAKEEFVNMGYIALAMGFKRFTYAELKKATNNFKQEVGRGGFGTVYKGVLDDERVVAVKRLDGVLQGDAEFWAEVSVIGNINHRNLVKLWGFCTDNQHKLLVYEYLENGSLDKILFSDVELGLEQRYKIAVGTAKGLSYLHEECLEWVLHCDVKPQNILLDDQLEPKVADFGMSKLFTDIHGIKDMQGMGFSKARGTRGYMAPEWMMNLNIDAKADVYSYGIVLLELLSGKSASILISALAKEYNECNQLVQFVTEKIKKEGLKQVIDQRLLPEFESNKLERLMKVALLCVHEDRNARPAMSKVVEILLENIE; translated from the coding sequence ATGGAAGTTCTCAAACTTCTTGTTCTTTCGCTGTTTGCAGCCACGGTTGGTTGGAGTCAAGCGGGGTTCACAGGGCTGCAAAGCCTAAGGCCGGGGAGTTCTTTGATAGTTGAGGAAGAAGGTGACTTCTTGGTTTCGCCCAACGGAACTTTCTCCGCTGGATTTTACCGCATTGGCAGCAATTCATCTTGTTATTCAATATGGTTCACAAAGTCAGCCGATAAAACAGTGGTTTGGATGGCGAATAGAGACAGACCGGTCAGCGTACGAGGATCCAAGCTAACCTTCCACAGAAATGGCAACCTGGTCTTGACTGATGGGGTTGGATCGATTATATGGTCAACCAACACTATCTCCAACACGGGCTTGGAAGCACGGCTTCTTGAGACCGGAAACTTGGTGCTGCTCAACCAAGAAAAGAAGGTCATCTGGCAGAGTTTTGATTTTCCCACGGATACACTTCTACCGTCACAGAAATTTGTCAAGAACACAACCTTGGTGTCTATGAGAAGTCAAGGTACATACTTATCTGGATTTTACAACTTCAAATTTGACGATAATAATGTACTATATCTCATATACAATGGCGCTCTACTTTCAAGTGTTTATTGGCCAAGGACGGACCTAACTGTTTTCCAGAGTGGTAGAACACCTTACAATAGTTCTAGACTAGCAATTCTGGATGAGGCCGGACAATTTATATCGAGTGACAATTTGAAGTTCAATGCATCTGATTACGGGGTTGGTCCAAAACGCCGTTTAACAATGGATTATGATGGCATCTTGAGGTTGTACAGTCTAAATGAATCATCCGGGCTTTGGGAACTGTCATGGTTGCCTGAGGGTGTCGATGCGTGCTTGGTTCACGGCTTGTGTGGTGAATACGGTGTTTGCACTTACAAACCACAACCTACTTGTGCTTGCCCTCATGGTTTCACCAGAAACGATCCTTCAGATGGGTCGAAAGGCTGCTCGCCAGTGTTCAATTTGAGCCATGATTCAAACAATTCAGAATTCATGGAGCTTCCCAACACAGATTACTATGGATATGACTTGGAAACTTATTCTCCCAAAGTTTCTTTTCAAGAATGCCAGAAATCGTGCCAAAACGATACAAGATGTAAAGGGTTCGGATATACTCTGGATGGACTTGGACATTGTTTCCCTAAAAGTTTACTCCTTAACGGATTAAGTATGCCAAGCACTCTCCAAATCATGCATATCAAAATTCCGAAGGGCTTTCTGAGCAATGAAGTCCTAAACGGGCTAGTAACATATGATTTGAACTGTTCAGCGGCACAAGTTGTTCTCCAAAGTAGTGATGTTGAAGTGGAAAAGGGAAATAAAAATCGGTACATGGATTACCTGATTGGTTTTGTGAGCTCATTTGCGGTAATTGAAGCAATCTGCATTGGCTTGACATGGTGGTACATCTTCCGAAAGCAGGCTAAAGAGGAATTTGTGAACATGGGTTACATAGCATTAGCCATGGGATTCAAGCGCTTCACGTACGCAGAACTAAAAAAAGCAACCAATAATTTCAAGCAGGAGGTAGGAAGAGGAGGCTTTGGAACCGTGTATAAAGGGGTCCTAGACGACGAAAGAGTTGTAGCTGTGAAGAGACTAGATGGTGTCTTGCAAGGAGATGCAGAGTTTTGGGCAGAGGTGAGTGTGATAGGGAATATCAATCACCGAAACTTGGTTAAACTGTGGGGTTTCTGCACGGACAATCAGCATAAGCTTCTCGTCTATGAGTACCTTGAGAATGGATCATTGGACAAAATCTTGTTCTCAGATGTGGAACTAGGATTGGAGCAGAGATACAAGATTGCGGTAGGCACTGCAAAGGGTTTGTCGTATTTACATGAGGAGTGCCTTGAGTGGGTGCTCCACTGCGATGTAAAGCCTCAAAACATACTGTTAGATGATCAGCTTGAACCTAAAGTGGCAGACTTTGGGATGTCAAAGCTATTCACAGATATCCATGGCATCAAAGACATGCAAGGGATGGGATTTTCAAAAGCGCGGGGCACCAGAGGTTATATGGCTCCGGAGTGGATGATGAACCTGAACATTGATGCCAAGGCGGATGTGTACAGCTATGGGATTGTTTTGCTGGAACTTCTGAGTGGAAAGAGCGCTTCGATTCTCATTTCAGCGCTTGCCAAAGAGTACAATGAGTGCAACCAACTGGTTCAATTTGTGactgaaaagataaaaaaagaaGGGCTTAAGCAAGTGATTGACCAGAGACTACTGCCTGAATTCGAATCGAACAAGCTCGAAAGATTGATGAAAGTTGCTCTGTTGTGTGTTCACGAGGACCGCAATGCAAGGCCAGCCATGAGTAAGGTTGTCGAGATTCTGCTTGAAAATATTGAGTGA
- the LOC103413794 gene encoding PRA1 family protein A1-like: protein MDWGNVTAEDVIDALREVDWSSPPRPLSEFFSRFTIPRSSSKWNSRLKCNLYYYRTNYFLLIVLVLGLAFLRSPLALIAAVLTALSIAFLNDSFAGTFSEKVSRTVRQFSPHLAAKMRPPLTPVIRGRPSAKRAIFICGRPRWVFVMIFSSVSFILWFVSCGLLTVLWALAFGLLATLLHASFRTPNLKARLNTYREEFRAVWRNYSEL, encoded by the exons ATGGATTGGGGCAACGTCACGGCGGAGGATGTGATCGACGCCCTCCGCGAGGTCGACTGGTCGTCTCCGCCGCGCCCTCTCTCTGAATTCTTCTCCAGGTTCACCATCCCCAGATCCTCCTCCAAATGGAATAGCCGCCTCAAATGCAATCTTTACTA CTACAGGACCAACTACTTCCTTTTGATCGTGCTAGTTCTTG GCTTGGCTTTTCTCCGGAGTCCACTCGCTCTTATTGCGGCTGTTCTTACTGCGCTCAGCATTGCGTTTCTCAATGACAG CTTTGCAGGTACCTTTAGTGAGAAAGTTTCAAGAACCGTGAGACAATTCTCTCCACATTTAGCTGCAAAAATGAGACCTCCCCTTAC GCCTGTAATTCGTGGACGTCCATCAGCTAAAAGAGCAATATTCATATGTGGTCGGCCTCGATGGGTGTTTGTCATGATATTCTCTTCTG TGAGTTTCATTCTATGGTTTGTCTCCTGTGGTCTCTTAACTGTGTTGTGGGCACTTGCTTTTGGACTTCTTG CCACTTTGTTGCACGCAAGCTTCAGAACACCAAACTTGAAAGCACGCCTGAACACTTACCGTGAGGAATTTCGTGCAGTTTGGCGCAACTATAGTGAGCTGTAG
- the LOC103450304 gene encoding putative receptor protein kinase ZmPK1: MYKGVLDDEKVVVVKRLDGVLQGDVEFWVEASVIRNINQRNLVKLWGFCADNQHKLLVYEYLENGSLDKILFSDAELGLEQRYKIALGIAKDDQLEPKVADFGMSKLFTDIYGIKDMQRRRFSKAWGTRGYMALEWMMNLKIDAKADVYNYGIVLLELLSGKSASILISTLAKEYNECNQLVQYVTEKIQIEGLEKVINPKLLCEYKKKKLEGLMKVTLLCVQEDRNARPTMSKVVELLLDNDHE, translated from the exons ATGTATAAAGGGGTCCTAGATGACGAAAAAGTTGTAGTTGTGAAGAGACTAGATGGTGTCTTGCAAGGAGATGTAGAGTTTTGGGTAGAGGCGAGTGTGATAAGGAATATCAATCAACGAAACTTGGTTAAACTGTGGGGTTTCTGCGCGGACAATCAGCATAAGCTTCTCGTCTATGAGTACCTCGAGAATGGATCATTGGACAAAATCTTGTTCTCAGATGCGGAACTAGGATTGGAGCAGAGATACAAGATTGCACTAGGCATTGCAAAGG ATGATCAGCTTGAACCTAAAGTGGCAGACTTTGGGATGTCAAAGCTATTCACAGATATCTATGGCATCAAAGATATGCAAAGAAGGAGATTTTCAAAAGCATGGGGAACCAGAGGTTATATGGCTCTAGAGTGGATGATGAACCTGAAAATTGATGCCAAGGCGGATGTGTACAACTATGGGATTGTTTTGCTGGAACTGTTGAGTGGAAAGAGTGCTTCGATTCTCATTTCGACACTTGCCAAAGAGTACAATGAGTGCAACCAACTGGTTCAATATGTGACTGAAAAGATCCAAATAGAAGGGCTCGAGAAAGTGATTAACCCGAAATTACTGTGTGAGTACAAAAAGAAGAAGCTCGAAGGGCTGATGAAAGTTACCCTATTGTGTGTTCAAGAGGACCGCAATGCAAGGCCAACCATGAGTAAGGTTGTGGAGCTTCTACTTGACAATGATCATGAGTAA